From Toxorhynchites rutilus septentrionalis strain SRP chromosome 2, ASM2978413v1, whole genome shotgun sequence, a single genomic window includes:
- the LOC129768575 gene encoding cytochrome P450 6a2-like → MAIIHLVILLVTPLILLIVYVKQRYSYWARQKVPFIEPRFPYGSFYDGRNKAQADISRTQYIQMKDKGPFHGLYFLVQPLITVTDLDLIKTVMIRDFNYFPDRGVYHNEKHDPLSAHLFAIEGNNWRSMRARLTPTFTSGKMKMMFPTLAAAGNVLSAFMVQTVGEGRELEVKEYMSRFTIDVIGSCAFGIECNSFEDPDSEFRKCGKLFFDTPRHSQMIRLFLRLFPEVCQRLGIKSLRDEVSQFFSELVRDTVNYREKNSITRKDFMSLLIELKNSDGKMTIDEVAAQAFIFFAAGFETSSSNQTYCLYELALNEECQEKARKCVQGAIEKHGGLTYDAACDMQYLDQCIKETLRLYPSVPVLERKTFRNYQIPNSNVIIPKGMKVHIPAFAIHRDEQYYPNPDLFDPDRFSSEEVAKRHLCAFLPFGEGPRVCIGLRFGMMQSRVGLATILNKFKFSVCPKTTIPLEYAVDSVVLQPKDGLWLKVEPL, encoded by the exons ATGGCCATAATTCATCTGGTGATTCTTCTCGTCACCCCGCTTATTTTGCTGATAGTGTACGTGAAACAGCGCTATTCGTATTGGGCCCGACAGAAAGTGCCTTTCATCGAGCCACGATTTCCGTACGGATCGTTTTATGATGGACGCAACAAAGCTCAAGCCGATATCTCCAGGACACAATATATCCAGATGAAGGACAAGGGACCGTTTCACGGATTGTATTTTCTCGTGCAACCTCTCATCACGGTCACCGATCTGGATTTGATCAAAACAGTAATGATTAGGGACTTCAACTATTTCCCCGATCGTGGTGTCTATCACAACGAGAAGCATGATCCACTCAGCGCCcatctctttgcgatcgaggGTAACAACTGGCGATCGATGCGGGCGCGTCTAACACCCACCTTTACATCAGGCAAGATGAAAATGATGTTTCCAACATTGGCAGCCGCTGGGAATGTCCTGTCTGCGTTCATGGTTCAGACAGTAGGCGAGGGCCGAGAGCTGGAGGTTAAGGAATACATGTCGCGCTTCACAATAGACGTGATCGGTAGCTGCGCATTTGGCATCGAATGCAACAGCTTCGAGGATCCGGACAGTGAGTTCCGGAAGTGTGGTAAGCTATTTTTCGACACACCAAGACACTCTCAGATGATTCGTCTCTTCCTGAGACTATTTCCGGAGGTGTGTCAGCGGCTAGGAATCAAATCGTTGAGAGACGAAGTGAGTCAGTTCTTTTCTGAGCTGGTGAGAGATACCGTGAACTACAGGGAGAAAAATTCCATCACACGGAAGGATTTCATGAGCCTGCTGATTGAGCTGAAAAATAGTGATGGGAAGATGACTATCGATGAGGTTGCGGCACAAGCGTTCATATTTTTTGCTGCCGGATTCGAGACGTCTTCGTCCAATCAAACATACTGTCTGTACGAGTTGGCCCTCAACGAGGAATGTCAGGAGAAGGCCAGAAAATGTGTCCAGGGTGCGATTGAAAAACACGGTGGACTGACGTACGATGCGGCGTGCGATATGCAGTATCTCGATCAGTGCATCAAAG AAACACTTCGATTGTATCCATCCGTACCGGTGCTAGAACGGAAAACGTTCCGTAATTATCAAATCCCGAACAGTAATGTCATAATTCCGAAAGGGATGAAGGTCCACATACCCGCGTTCGCAATTCATCGTGACGAACAATATTATCCCAATCCAGATTTGTTCGATCCGGACCGTTTTAGTTCGGAGGAAGTGGCCAAACGACATCTGTGTGCATTTCTACCATTCGGCGAAGGTCCCCGTGTCTGCATTGGGCTGCGTTTCGGAATGATGCAATCAAGGGTTGGGCTAGCGaccattttgaataaatttaaattcagCGTTTGTCCGAAAACCACCATCCCACTGGAGTACGCAGTAGATTCGGTTGTGTTACAACCGAAGGATGGTTTATGGTTGAAGGTGGAGCCATTGTAA